The Leptolyngbya subtilissima AS-A7 genome includes a region encoding these proteins:
- a CDS encoding TerC family protein, translating into MLDRLLDISNNFGVDTLLLLPVLIALEAVLSADNAIALAAIAQGLESETMQRRALNFGLLIAFVLRVGLILTAGWVLQFWQFEVMGAAYLLWLVYKHFTAATDDADQHHAPRFATVLQAIPVIAFTDLAFSLDSVTTALALSKDVVVILLGGTIGIITLRFMAGLFIRWLEEFEHLEDAGFITVAFVGVRLLVRVIDSNLVPPEWTMVLVIALVFAWGFSKRVEESASVESAHLGNGKMPTVAELEAQGSISSEAASNQEKATPALPLQQD; encoded by the coding sequence ATGCTAGACCGATTACTCGATATCTCTAATAACTTTGGGGTCGATACCCTACTACTGCTGCCGGTGCTGATTGCCCTGGAGGCGGTGCTGTCGGCCGACAACGCGATCGCCCTGGCGGCGATCGCCCAAGGCTTAGAGAGCGAAACCATGCAGCGCCGGGCGCTCAACTTTGGGTTGCTGATCGCTTTCGTTTTGCGGGTTGGGCTAATTTTGACGGCAGGCTGGGTGCTTCAGTTCTGGCAGTTTGAAGTGATGGGAGCGGCCTATCTGCTGTGGCTAGTGTATAAGCACTTCACCGCTGCAACCGACGACGCAGACCAGCACCACGCCCCGAGATTTGCCACTGTTTTGCAGGCAATTCCGGTGATTGCCTTCACCGATCTAGCCTTTTCACTCGATAGCGTCACCACCGCCCTGGCTTTATCCAAGGATGTGGTGGTAATTTTGCTAGGCGGCACCATCGGTATTATCACTCTGCGGTTTATGGCAGGGCTGTTCATTCGCTGGCTCGAGGAGTTTGAGCATTTAGAAGACGCGGGCTTTATCACCGTGGCCTTTGTGGGCGTTCGTCTGCTGGTGCGGGTGATTGACTCCAATTTAGTGCCCCCAGAGTGGACGATGGTGCTGGTGATTGCCCTGGTGTTTGCTTGGGGCTTCTCAAAGCGCGTGGAGGAAAGTGCCAGTGTTGAATCAGCTCATTTAGGCAATGGCAAAATGCCCACTGTTGCTGAGTTAGAGGCCCAGGGCAGTATTTCTTCGGAAGCTGCCTCCAATCAGGAAAAGGCCACCCCGGCATTACCCCTTCAGCAAGACTAA
- the panB gene encoding 3-methyl-2-oxobutanoate hydroxymethyltransferase: MAVSVDRILRWKQTGTPAQPITVLTAWDVMSGQIVDQAGADIVLVGDSLAMVALGYDTTLPLTTEDMLICAKAVRRGVKNALLVVDLPFLSYQTSVEDAIRAAGQMLKEAGAQAVKLEGGHEGMVETVRRLVQWGIPVMGHVGLTPQSINQFGGFRKQGKTEAEADRILAEAKALEQAGAFSIVLEHIPVELARDITKALRIPTIGIGAGVHCDGQVLVTADVLGLSAWQPPFAKVYANLRQQAVEAAQQFCTEVRSGQYPA; encoded by the coding sequence ATGGCCGTTAGCGTTGATCGAATTTTGCGGTGGAAGCAAACGGGCACACCCGCCCAACCCATTACCGTACTGACCGCCTGGGATGTGATGTCGGGGCAAATTGTTGACCAGGCCGGGGCCGACATTGTACTGGTGGGCGATTCGTTGGCGATGGTCGCATTGGGCTACGACACCACCTTGCCGCTAACCACAGAGGACATGCTGATCTGCGCCAAGGCGGTGCGGCGGGGGGTCAAAAATGCTCTCCTAGTGGTCGATCTACCCTTTCTGAGCTACCAGACTAGCGTTGAAGATGCCATTCGCGCCGCAGGGCAAATGCTCAAGGAAGCCGGAGCCCAGGCAGTAAAGCTGGAGGGCGGCCACGAAGGTATGGTTGAAACCGTGCGCCGACTGGTGCAGTGGGGCATTCCGGTGATGGGGCACGTGGGGCTGACACCCCAATCGATCAACCAGTTTGGTGGTTTTCGCAAGCAGGGCAAAACCGAGGCCGAGGCCGATCGCATCCTGGCAGAGGCCAAAGCCCTAGAGCAGGCCGGAGCGTTTTCCATCGTTTTAGAGCACATTCCTGTAGAGCTAGCTCGCGATATTACTAAGGCGCTGCGCATTCCCACCATTGGCATTGGCGCGGGGGTGCACTGCGATGGCCAGGTGCTGGTCACCGCCGACGTTCTTGGACTTTCGGCTTGGCAGCCACCCTTTGCCAAGGTCTACGCCAACCTCAGGCAGCAGGCCGTTGAAGCTGCCCAACAGTTTTGTACCGAGGTGCGATCGGGCCAGTACCCGGCATGA
- a CDS encoding sulfurtransferase, with amino-acid sequence MNYPRDLVTADWLAQHLDDPKVVVADCRFALADAEQGQQQYAAGHIPGAWYLDLTRDLSSPVQRHGGRHPLPDWDTFSQRLTAMGVESNGPEPTLVVAYDDSRFAFASRLWWLLRYLSHDNVAVLDGGWSGWVEGGYPTSTEIPAPRSGHFVPAPRQDWIVDIETVRHCREGTLLIDARSPDRYRGEVEPIDPVAGSIPGAVNYFWQDVSAENGHMKPADELSQHWAGLNDAEEVIVYCGSGVTACVNLLAQTVAGRPMAKLYPGGWSDWCSYL; translated from the coding sequence ATGAACTATCCTCGCGATCTAGTAACCGCCGATTGGCTAGCCCAGCACCTGGATGACCCCAAAGTTGTGGTCGCCGACTGTCGCTTTGCCCTAGCCGATGCCGAGCAGGGTCAGCAGCAGTATGCCGCTGGCCACATTCCTGGAGCTTGGTACCTCGACCTCACCCGAGATCTATCGAGCCCGGTGCAGCGCCACGGGGGTCGCCACCCGCTGCCCGATTGGGACACTTTCAGCCAGCGGCTCACAGCGATGGGGGTAGAGTCTAACGGTCCAGAGCCTACCCTTGTCGTCGCCTATGACGATAGCCGCTTTGCCTTTGCCTCGCGCCTCTGGTGGCTGCTGCGCTACCTGAGCCACGACAATGTAGCCGTGCTCGATGGCGGCTGGTCAGGCTGGGTAGAGGGTGGCTATCCTACCAGTACTGAGATCCCTGCACCTCGCTCGGGCCACTTTGTGCCTGCGCCGCGCCAAGATTGGATTGTTGATATTGAGACGGTGCGCCACTGCCGGGAAGGCACGCTACTGATCGATGCGCGATCGCCCGATCGCTATCGGGGTGAGGTCGAACCCATCGACCCAGTAGCAGGCAGCATTCCCGGCGCGGTGAACTACTTTTGGCAAGATGTTTCTGCCGAGAACGGGCACATGAAACCCGCTGATGAGCTGAGCCAACACTGGGCCGGTTTGAACGATGCCGAGGAGGTGATCGTCTACTGCGGCTCAGGGGTGACGGCCTGCGTCAACCTGCTGGCTCAAACCGTGGCGGGTCGGCCCATGGCTAAGCTCTACCCCGGTGGCTGGAGCGACTGGTGCTCCTATCTTTAA
- a CDS encoding YbjN domain-containing protein, with protein sequence MADDAIDMDLSCSPPPAEDGLDIVSYVDTIEAVIASLDQGDGAMVSQTDEGHLWRFKYGSVDVYAQLTGETETDTLTVWSPVLVLPAKDEPRMMKLLLEKNCNETLEARFGISGNQVLVISSRILKDISPAEISRLMTIVATIADDSDEALVSEFGMS encoded by the coding sequence ATGGCTGACGACGCAATAGATATGGATCTATCCTGTTCCCCCCCACCCGCTGAGGATGGGTTGGATATTGTGTCCTACGTGGACACCATTGAGGCAGTTATTGCCTCTTTGGATCAAGGGGATGGGGCTATGGTTAGCCAAACCGATGAGGGCCATCTGTGGCGATTTAAGTACGGCAGTGTCGATGTGTATGCGCAGCTAACTGGCGAAACTGAGACCGATACGCTAACCGTATGGTCCCCCGTACTCGTGCTGCCTGCCAAAGACGAGCCTCGTATGATGAAGCTGCTGCTTGAGAAGAACTGCAACGAAACCCTCGAAGCTCGCTTTGGCATCTCGGGTAATCAGGTGTTGGTGATCTCAAGCCGTATTTTGAAGGACATTTCCCCCGCCGAAATCTCTCGCCTGATGACCATTGTGGCCACCATCGCCGACGATTCCGATGAGGCGCTAGTTTCCGAATTTGGCATGAGCTAG
- the nblS gene encoding two-component system sensor histidine kinase NblS, with protein sequence MIRLLAKIRDIFLHWWGDFTLQTRLMAGATLVVSMITSALTFWAVNTIQMDARLNDTRFARDLGLLLAANVAPLVKEADRTELARFSYSFYQSTSSVRYMLYADENGDIFFGIPFSEAAVQNSLTLRRRMQLPEGYAQNTDRPLVRQHLTPAGEVTDVFVPLNYNGIHLGVLAMGINPNPTVVASSHLTRDVTIAVFVSIWVMVILGAVFNALTITQPIKELSLGVKNIADGNFRQRIDLPLGGELGELIYSFNDMAERLESYEEQNIEELTAEKAKLETLVSTIADGAILLDSDMHAVLVNPTARRIFGWDDQILDGKNILEHFPNAVRVQLTRPLFQAVKGDSEAMEFRVPITEPSHRTLRILLNTVLDQAKENVKGLAITVQDITREVALNEAKAQFISNVSHELRTPLFNIKSFIETLHEYGEDLSDGERKEFLETANHETDRLTRLVNDVLDLSRLESSRQYQLDAVDIIQPIEQTLRTHRLNARDKKIELLQDVEPNLPPVIGNYDLLLQVFSNLVGNALKFTESGGQVMLRAHQIVPPSDDPNEGGYIRIEISDTGIGIAPEDQQAIFDRFFRVENRVHTLEGTGLGLSIVKNIIEKHSSQVHLVSEVGIGTTFWFDVAAYQPEAITVSAKDSTHHAADSKDLAIAAVSPATPSASLIAPQADQS encoded by the coding sequence TTGATCAGGCTTCTGGCTAAAATTCGCGATATCTTCCTGCACTGGTGGGGCGACTTCACCCTCCAAACCCGGCTGATGGCTGGGGCAACGCTGGTGGTGTCCATGATTACGAGTGCCCTTACCTTCTGGGCCGTCAACACCATCCAGATGGATGCCCGACTCAACGACACCCGTTTTGCCCGAGATCTGGGCCTGCTGTTAGCCGCCAACGTCGCCCCTCTGGTCAAAGAAGCCGACCGGACTGAGCTAGCCCGCTTCTCTTACAGCTTTTACCAGAGCACCTCCAGCGTGCGCTACATGCTGTACGCTGACGAGAATGGCGACATTTTCTTCGGTATCCCCTTTTCCGAAGCAGCGGTCCAAAACTCTCTCACGCTGCGGCGGCGCATGCAGCTGCCCGAGGGCTATGCCCAAAACACCGATCGCCCCCTGGTGCGCCAGCACCTGACCCCAGCGGGTGAAGTTACCGACGTCTTTGTGCCCCTCAACTACAACGGCATTCACCTAGGCGTCTTGGCCATGGGCATCAACCCCAACCCCACGGTGGTTGCCTCCTCACACCTGACCCGCGATGTCACCATTGCGGTGTTCGTCTCCATCTGGGTGATGGTGATTTTAGGGGCTGTGTTCAACGCCCTCACCATCACTCAGCCGATCAAAGAGCTCTCGCTGGGGGTGAAAAACATCGCCGATGGCAACTTTAGGCAGCGTATCGACCTGCCTTTGGGGGGCGAACTCGGTGAGCTGATCTACAGCTTTAACGACATGGCTGAGCGCCTAGAAAGCTACGAAGAGCAAAACATCGAAGAGCTTACCGCCGAAAAAGCCAAGCTCGAAACCCTAGTTTCTACTATCGCTGACGGGGCCATTTTGCTCGACAGCGATATGCATGCCGTGCTGGTCAACCCCACCGCCCGCCGCATCTTTGGCTGGGATGATCAGATTTTGGACGGGAAAAACATCCTGGAGCACTTCCCCAACGCCGTGCGGGTGCAGCTCACCCGGCCGCTGTTTCAGGCTGTCAAAGGCGACTCAGAGGCGATGGAATTTCGGGTGCCGATCACCGAGCCCAGCCATCGCACCCTGCGGATCTTGCTCAACACCGTGCTCGACCAGGCCAAAGAGAACGTCAAAGGTCTGGCCATCACCGTGCAGGATATTACCCGTGAGGTGGCCCTCAACGAAGCCAAGGCCCAGTTCATCAGCAATGTCTCCCACGAGCTGCGCACACCGCTGTTTAACATCAAGTCGTTCATTGAAACCCTGCACGAGTACGGCGAAGACCTCAGCGACGGCGAGCGCAAGGAATTTCTCGAAACCGCCAACCACGAAACCGATCGCCTCACCCGTTTGGTCAACGATGTGCTCGACCTGTCGCGCCTCGAGTCGAGCCGCCAGTACCAGCTCGACGCGGTGGATATCATTCAACCAATTGAGCAGACCCTGCGCACTCACCGTCTCAACGCTCGTGATAAGAAGATCGAGCTGCTACAGGATGTGGAGCCCAACCTTCCGCCGGTGATTGGTAACTACGACCTGCTGCTCCAGGTGTTTAGCAACTTGGTGGGCAATGCGCTCAAATTTACCGAGTCAGGTGGCCAGGTGATGCTGCGGGCCCACCAGATTGTGCCCCCTAGCGACGACCCCAACGAGGGCGGCTACATTCGCATTGAGATCTCTGACACCGGCATTGGCATTGCCCCCGAAGACCAGCAGGCCATCTTCGATCGCTTCTTCCGCGTTGAGAACCGTGTCCACACCCTGGAGGGCACCGGCCTGGGCCTCTCCATTGTCAAAAACATTATTGAAAAGCACAGCAGCCAGGTACACCTGGTCAGCGAAGTGGGCATCGGCACCACCTTCTGGTTTGATGTGGCCGCCTACCAACCTGAGGCGATCACGGTGTCAGCCAAAGACAGCACCCATCACGCAGCGGACAGCAAGGATCTGGCAATCGCCGCCGTCAGCCCTGCAACTCCCAGTGCGTCACTGATTGCTCCCCAAGCTGACCAAAGCTAG
- the ahcY gene encoding adenosylhomocysteinase codes for MTTTLQFKYDVKDISLAAQGKQRIEWAGREMPVLRQIQDRFAQEKPLAGIRISACCHVTTETAHLAIALKAGGADAVLIASNPLSTQDDVAASLVVDYGIPVFALRGEDSATYHRHVETALDHRPNIIIDDGSDVVATLVKERQAQLSDIIGTTEETTTGIVRLRAMFKDGVLSFPAMNVNDADTKHFFDNRYGTGQSTLDGIIRATNVLLAGKTVVVAGYGWCGKGTAMRAKGMGANVIVTEIDPVRAIEAVMDGFRVMPMAEAATVGDLFITVTGNKHVIRREHFDTMKDGAMVCNSGHFDIEIDLESLGAMASEVKQVRNFTQQYMLTSGKSVIVLGEGRLVNLAAAEGHPSAVMDMSFANQAMACEYLVKNRGSLEPGLHSIPVEVDKEIARLKLVAMGIEVDSLTPEQEIYINSWTVGT; via the coding sequence ATGACCACAACTCTTCAATTTAAGTACGACGTTAAGGATATTTCCCTGGCGGCCCAGGGCAAACAGCGGATTGAGTGGGCCGGGCGCGAGATGCCCGTGCTGCGCCAGATTCAAGACCGCTTTGCCCAGGAAAAGCCCCTGGCAGGCATTCGCATTTCGGCCTGCTGCCACGTCACTACTGAGACAGCTCATTTGGCGATCGCCCTCAAAGCCGGCGGTGCCGACGCTGTGCTCATTGCCAGTAACCCCCTCTCAACTCAAGATGATGTTGCTGCCAGCCTAGTAGTTGACTACGGCATTCCCGTGTTTGCCCTGCGCGGTGAAGACAGCGCCACCTACCACCGCCACGTCGAGACCGCCCTCGACCACCGCCCCAACATCATCATCGACGACGGCAGCGACGTGGTCGCCACCCTAGTCAAAGAGCGTCAGGCACAGCTTTCCGACATCATCGGCACCACCGAAGAAACCACCACCGGCATCGTGCGCCTGCGGGCCATGTTCAAGGATGGGGTGCTCAGCTTCCCCGCTATGAATGTCAACGACGCCGACACCAAGCACTTCTTCGACAACCGCTACGGCACTGGCCAATCGACCCTCGACGGCATTATCCGCGCCACCAATGTACTGCTGGCCGGTAAGACTGTGGTTGTGGCTGGCTACGGCTGGTGCGGCAAAGGCACTGCCATGCGGGCTAAGGGTATGGGGGCTAACGTCATCGTCACCGAAATTGACCCGGTGCGGGCGATCGAGGCTGTCATGGACGGCTTCCGGGTGATGCCCATGGCTGAGGCTGCTACCGTAGGCGATCTGTTTATTACCGTCACCGGCAACAAGCATGTCATTCGTCGCGAGCACTTTGACACGATGAAAGATGGTGCCATGGTGTGCAACTCCGGCCACTTCGATATCGAGATTGACTTGGAATCTCTGGGCGCAATGGCTAGCGAAGTCAAGCAGGTGCGCAACTTTACCCAGCAGTACATGCTCACCAGCGGCAAGTCGGTGATTGTGCTGGGTGAAGGCCGCTTGGTCAACCTAGCCGCCGCCGAAGGCCATCCCAGTGCCGTTATGGACATGAGCTTTGCCAACCAGGCCATGGCCTGCGAATACCTGGTGAAGAACCGAGGTTCCCTGGAACCCGGTCTGCACTCCATCCCCGTTGAGGTGGATAAGGAGATTGCTCGTCTGAAGCTGGTCGCCATGGGTATCGAAGTCGATAGCCTGACCCCCGAGCAAGAGATCTACATCAACTCTTGGACTGTTGGCACCTAA
- a CDS encoding phosphoribosylanthranilate isomerase — MRVKICGITQTEQAIAIARHGATHLGFICVPQSPRYLTPAALAEITQALDAAGVVTKTVGVFADASLAEMAAIVRRANLSHIQLHGQETPEHCQQLLAELPGIFLIKAIRVRTAADLLRAETYAPYVDALLLDAYHPQQLGGTGLTLDWDALVSFKPACPWMLAGGLTPENIPTALATLNPDGIDLSSGVEQHPGVKDLALVQHLFEQLQPWLPISAEV; from the coding sequence ATGCGGGTCAAGATTTGTGGCATTACCCAGACTGAGCAGGCGATCGCGATCGCCCGCCACGGTGCCACCCACCTGGGCTTTATCTGCGTGCCCCAGTCGCCCCGCTACCTCACTCCTGCCGCCCTCGCCGAGATTACCCAGGCCCTAGATGCTGCTGGGGTGGTAACTAAAACCGTGGGAGTCTTTGCCGATGCCTCTCTGGCGGAGATGGCAGCCATCGTTCGCCGGGCTAACCTCAGCCACATTCAGCTGCACGGCCAGGAAACCCCTGAGCATTGCCAGCAGCTATTGGCTGAGCTACCCGGTATCTTCCTGATCAAAGCTATTCGAGTGCGTACCGCCGCCGACCTGCTGCGGGCCGAAACCTACGCGCCCTACGTTGATGCGCTGCTGCTCGATGCCTACCACCCCCAGCAGCTCGGCGGCACCGGCCTGACGCTCGATTGGGATGCTCTGGTGTCGTTTAAGCCCGCATGTCCCTGGATGCTGGCCGGCGGGTTAACTCCTGAGAATATCCCAACGGCTCTTGCAACCCTCAACCCTGACGGAATAGACCTCTCCAGTGGAGTAGAACAGCATCCTGGCGTTAAGGATCTGGCTTTGGTTCAACACCTGTTTGAGCAGCTACAGCCCTGGCTACCGATCAGTGCTGAGGTGTAG
- the psaK gene encoding photosystem I reaction center subunit PsaK, whose protein sequence is MLFSTLLAAYTVPTTPEWSYKVALIMITCNLFVLAIGKYAIRRPGAGPALPVGLPMLFEGFGLPELLAIASFGHILGAGMILGLGNAGLL, encoded by the coding sequence TTGCTGTTTTCTACCCTGCTTGCTGCCTACACCGTGCCCACCACCCCGGAGTGGTCGTATAAAGTGGCGCTGATTATGATTACCTGCAACCTATTCGTGCTGGCCATTGGCAAGTACGCCATCCGTCGGCCTGGGGCCGGACCAGCGCTGCCTGTGGGCTTGCCAATGTTGTTTGAAGGCTTTGGCCTGCCTGAGCTGTTGGCGATCGCTAGCTTTGGCCACATTCTCGGCGCTGGCATGATTTTGGGGCTGGGCAACGCCGGGCTGCTCTAG
- a CDS encoding site-2 protease family protein, translating to MQSNWRVGAILGIPLFVDSSWFIILLLVTVSYGLEPSWHSAWGNLAWVMGFGLALLLFASVLLHELGHSLAAKGQGIAVNSITLFLFGGIASIDKESKTPEDALKVAIAGPLVSFGLFLLLTGISQIPSLPTPVGVITGSVAQINLVLTLFNMIPGLPLDGGQVLKAVVWKVTDSRIKGIRWAARSGQLLGWLAITFGLVMALFYQAFSGFWIAAIGWFALRNAAAYNQVTNLQEAMLALTAADAMARDFKVVDAGMSLRQFADTYLLEENRPPAYFAASEGRYRGLVTVEDMRAIERSQWETLPLSHIAKPLLSIPSVREGTPLTEAIDQLEDLQLPRLTVLTPADAVAGTIDRGDVVRAIADRLGLRVSPAMIQRIKEEGQYPPGLQLSSIAKSVIEEARA from the coding sequence ATGCAATCCAACTGGCGCGTTGGGGCCATTTTAGGAATTCCCCTATTTGTCGATAGCTCCTGGTTCATCATTTTGCTGCTGGTGACTGTGTCCTATGGGTTGGAACCCAGCTGGCACTCGGCCTGGGGCAACCTAGCTTGGGTGATGGGCTTTGGCCTGGCGCTGCTGCTGTTTGCTTCGGTGCTGCTGCACGAGCTGGGCCACAGCCTTGCCGCTAAGGGGCAGGGCATTGCGGTCAACTCCATTACGCTGTTTTTGTTTGGCGGCATTGCCTCCATCGACAAAGAATCGAAAACGCCGGAAGACGCGCTCAAGGTGGCGATCGCCGGCCCGTTGGTCAGCTTTGGGCTGTTCTTGCTGCTCACCGGCATCTCCCAAATTCCATCGCTACCGACCCCGGTGGGCGTGATCACCGGCAGCGTGGCTCAGATCAACCTGGTGCTGACGCTGTTCAATATGATTCCCGGCCTGCCACTCGACGGAGGTCAGGTGCTCAAAGCCGTGGTGTGGAAGGTGACCGACAGCCGCATCAAGGGCATTCGCTGGGCGGCGCGCTCCGGGCAGCTCTTAGGCTGGTTGGCAATTACCTTTGGCCTGGTGATGGCCCTGTTCTATCAGGCATTTTCTGGCTTTTGGATTGCCGCGATCGGTTGGTTTGCCCTGCGCAACGCCGCTGCCTACAACCAGGTGACTAATCTGCAAGAGGCCATGCTGGCCCTCACCGCTGCCGACGCTATGGCCCGCGACTTTAAGGTCGTTGATGCTGGCATGTCGCTGCGACAGTTTGCCGACACCTATTTACTCGAAGAGAACCGCCCTCCGGCCTACTTCGCGGCCTCTGAAGGGCGCTATCGGGGTTTGGTCACGGTTGAAGATATGCGAGCGATCGAGCGCAGCCAGTGGGAAACTTTGCCCCTGAGCCACATTGCCAAGCCGCTGCTGAGTATTCCTTCGGTGCGCGAGGGCACACCGCTGACCGAGGCCATCGACCAGCTCGAAGACTTGCAGCTGCCTCGGCTGACGGTGCTCACTCCCGCTGATGCCGTGGCCGGCACGATCGATCGCGGTGACGTGGTACGCGCGATCGCCGATCGCCTTGGACTGCGAGTCTCTCCCGCCATGATTCAGCGCATCAAAGAAGAAGGCCAGTACCCCCCAGGGTTACAGCTGTCCTCGATCGCAAAATCAGTTATTGAAGAGGCGCGGGCCTAG
- a CDS encoding MarC family protein, translating to MRSFLDFTVGGIAALFPVVDPIGSVPIFLVLTTGVPAALRNQYALNIARNVVLLLISTLLVGGSVLRFFGVSLAVVRIAGGIVVFHAAWKAMNSDPKLNEVDNQDAAYRIGEHKDISFMPMTIPLLGGPGAIAVTLGLAAQAGSDLSVPTVMNMLAIAVAIGLIGVVIFLSLRSSTLLLKALGASGIQAMSRLLGLFVMAIGVQLILNGLADWLTSLNLLAAP from the coding sequence GTGCGAAGCTTTCTTGACTTTACGGTGGGCGGCATTGCGGCTCTGTTTCCGGTGGTTGATCCGATTGGGTCGGTGCCGATCTTCTTAGTGCTGACTACTGGGGTGCCCGCCGCGCTGCGCAACCAGTACGCCCTGAATATTGCCCGCAATGTCGTGCTGCTGCTGATCAGTACCCTCCTGGTTGGGGGCAGCGTGCTGCGGTTTTTTGGCGTGTCCCTAGCAGTGGTGCGCATCGCCGGAGGCATTGTGGTGTTCCACGCTGCATGGAAGGCGATGAACTCTGACCCCAAACTCAACGAGGTGGACAATCAAGATGCTGCCTACCGCATTGGCGAGCACAAAGATATTTCGTTCATGCCGATGACCATTCCGCTGCTGGGGGGGCCGGGGGCGATCGCTGTCACCCTTGGCCTAGCTGCTCAGGCGGGCAGCGATCTATCCGTGCCCACCGTGATGAATATGCTGGCGATCGCCGTCGCGATTGGGCTGATCGGTGTTGTAATTTTTCTGTCGCTGCGATCGTCTACGCTGCTGCTAAAAGCCTTGGGGGCGAGCGGCATTCAGGCGATGAGCCGCCTGCTGGGCCTATTTGTCATGGCCATTGGGGTACAGCTGATTTTGAACGGGTTAGCCGACTGGTTGACCTCATTAAACTTGCTTGCTGCTCCTTAG
- a CDS encoding Uma2 family endonuclease translates to MTTLDLPLELNLEAVHFTDEQFYQLCIHNPEMAIEQNAQGVLIVMPPVGGENGNQEMELGTDLALWNRQSKLGKVFSSSTVFQLPVGSKRSPDAAWVELSRWEALTPEQRRRFPPIAPDFVMEVRSSTDNLTTLREKMQEYMASGVRLGWLINPKDQQVEIYRPGQEAEMRSLPTQLFGESVLPGFILDVSPFA, encoded by the coding sequence ATGACCACCCTGGATTTGCCCCTTGAACTCAACCTTGAGGCTGTTCATTTTACCGATGAGCAGTTTTATCAACTCTGCATTCACAACCCGGAGATGGCGATCGAGCAAAATGCCCAAGGAGTGTTGATCGTTATGCCCCCTGTTGGCGGTGAGAACGGCAATCAAGAAATGGAGTTGGGGACTGACCTAGCGTTGTGGAATCGACAAAGCAAACTTGGCAAAGTCTTTAGCTCGTCCACTGTTTTTCAGCTGCCGGTCGGCAGCAAGCGATCGCCCGATGCTGCCTGGGTCGAACTATCCCGTTGGGAGGCGCTGACCCCAGAGCAGCGGCGTAGATTCCCTCCCATTGCGCCTGATTTTGTGATGGAGGTGCGATCGAGCACCGATAACCTAACAACTCTGCGCGAGAAGATGCAGGAATACATGGCTAGCGGTGTTCGTCTAGGCTGGCTAATTAACCCAAAGGATCAGCAGGTGGAAATCTATCGGCCTGGGCAGGAAGCGGAGATGCGATCGCTGCCTACTCAGCTCTTTGGAGAGTCCGTGCTGCCGGGCTTCATCCTAGATGTTTCCCCATTTGCTTAG
- the clpP gene encoding ATP-dependent Clp endopeptidase proteolytic subunit ClpP gives MIPTVIEQSGRGERAFDIYSRLLRERIIFLGQEVTADSANLIVAQMLFLEAEDPDKDIYLYINSPGGSVSAGLGIYDTMNHIRPQICTICVGLAASMGAFLLTAGEKGKRMSLPNSRIMIHQPLGGAQGQATDIEIQAKEILYLKKQLNDAIAKNTGQPIDKIAQDTERDFFMSPQEAVEYGLIDQVIDRTSVGSRPLTAM, from the coding sequence ATGATCCCAACCGTTATTGAGCAATCCGGGCGTGGCGAGCGCGCGTTTGACATTTATTCCCGACTTTTGCGGGAGCGTATTATCTTCCTCGGCCAAGAGGTCACGGCTGACTCGGCCAACTTGATTGTGGCCCAGATGCTGTTTCTTGAAGCAGAAGACCCCGACAAAGATATCTATCTCTACATCAACTCTCCCGGTGGGTCGGTATCGGCGGGCCTGGGCATCTACGACACCATGAACCACATTCGGCCCCAGATCTGCACTATTTGCGTGGGGCTGGCGGCTAGCATGGGGGCGTTTTTGCTCACCGCAGGCGAAAAGGGCAAGCGTATGAGCCTGCCTAACTCTCGCATTATGATTCACCAGCCCTTAGGCGGTGCCCAGGGCCAGGCTACTGATATTGAGATTCAGGCGAAGGAAATTCTTTACCTGAAGAAGCAGCTGAACGATGCGATCGCCAAAAATACCGGCCAGCCTATCGACAAAATCGCCCAAGACACCGAGCGCGACTTCTTTATGAGCCCTCAAGAAGCGGTGGAGTACGGTCTCATCGACCAAGTGATCGATCGCACCTCTGTTGGTTCTCGCCCCCTTACAGCAATGTAA